A genome region from Bacteroides stercoris ATCC 43183 includes the following:
- a CDS encoding UpxY family transcription antiterminator: protein MNIETHTHEHWFALKVFYNKVFEIEDILKKDKIETYIPCEETLMERNGIKKKLRRPVINSLMFFRSTVCRALEVQRQFTNKVILYTRQKGLKRLPLAIPDREMNIFMLVTSSGEQGMEYFGEDNSKFQQGERVRVIDGKFKGAEGVICRIRKNRRLVVTVQGVCAVATSYIPQAFLQRIGQD from the coding sequence TTGAACATAGAAACACACACACACGAACATTGGTTCGCCCTAAAAGTATTTTATAACAAAGTTTTCGAGATTGAGGATATATTGAAAAAAGACAAGATCGAGACTTACATTCCTTGTGAGGAAACCTTGATGGAACGTAACGGCATAAAGAAGAAACTCCGTCGTCCGGTCATTAATTCGCTTATGTTCTTCCGTTCAACCGTTTGTCGTGCTTTGGAAGTACAGCGACAATTCACCAATAAGGTAATCCTATATACAAGACAGAAGGGATTGAAAAGACTTCCCCTTGCCATTCCTGATCGGGAAATGAACATTTTCATGCTGGTCACCTCGTCCGGCGAGCAGGGAATGGAATATTTCGGGGAGGACAATTCCAAGTTTCAACAGGGAGAACGTGTACGGGTCATTGACGGAAAGTTCAAGGGAGCGGAAGGGGTTATCTGCCGGATTAGGAAGAATCGCCGTTTGGTGGTCACCGTCCAAGGCGTATGCGCCGTGGCTACTTCCTATATTCCACAAGCCTTTCTACAACGGATAGGGCAAGATTAA
- a CDS encoding GumC family protein, with translation MIKNRTNTGKPTDDFIRIQDLWGMFIPKWYWFATSLFVALATASLYLLSTPNVYTRTAAILIKDDSKNNSPASAMNEFADMGIFKSNTNINNELLTLKSPTLMTEVVKRLGLNEIYTIRRGLKRIELYKSSPILVTYLFDNKKSVSFDIEVGAQNKFYLSNFIVAGEETGERFEGIIGDSIQTSAGTLAISLTSQYENFFTGSTIQYSKEPADMVADSYTQKLWAELGNEDATIINLSIDDASVQKAEDILNTLIEVYNEKWIQDKNQIAVSTSRFIGERLGVIENELGHVDENISSYKSEHLLPDVQAASNLYMSQSAENKKEIQALTNQLTTAQYIRRELNSKEMNQPLPTNSGIANVNIESQIGEYNKIVLDRNRLIANSSEKNPLVKDLGNSMQSMKRTILQSVDNLIVSLNTQIRSIRQQEVATTQQLASNPSQAKYLLSVERQQKVKEELYLYLLQKREENELSQAFTAYNTRVITAPRGSALPMAPNKKNILLVAFALGLLVPAVIIFMQENMNTKVRGKKDLENLSVPYLGEIPLYSNNKKKKNKSQEKTIVVEEGNRNIINEAFRVLRSNVDFMKNKNTDQKVFVITSFNPGSGKSFFSVNIATSFAIKGKKVLVIDGDLRRGSISAYVGSPKKGLSDYLGNRVANWNEALVIDKKHANLHVLPVGTIPPNPTELLEDEKFATLMQILRNEYDYIFVDCPPIDIVADTQIIEQYADRTLFVVRAGLLDRSLLSELESIYLEKRFKNLSVILNGTESTGGRYSYRYGYSYGYHNGYTSYYGNSK, from the coding sequence ATGATAAAGAATAGAACGAACACAGGCAAACCTACCGATGATTTTATACGGATACAAGATTTATGGGGTATGTTTATCCCGAAATGGTATTGGTTTGCCACTTCCTTGTTCGTTGCGTTGGCAACGGCATCATTATATTTGTTGAGTACTCCTAATGTCTATACCCGGACGGCTGCCATTTTAATTAAGGATGACTCCAAGAACAATTCTCCGGCAAGTGCAATGAATGAGTTTGCAGATATGGGTATTTTTAAATCAAACACCAATATCAACAACGAACTGCTCACCTTGAAATCCCCTACGCTGATGACAGAGGTGGTGAAGCGTTTGGGGCTAAATGAGATATATACTATTCGTAGGGGCTTAAAAAGAATAGAATTATATAAATCAAGCCCGATATTGGTGACTTATCTTTTTGATAATAAAAAAAGTGTAAGTTTTGATATAGAAGTTGGTGCACAAAACAAGTTTTATCTTTCAAACTTTATCGTTGCTGGAGAAGAAACTGGGGAACGGTTTGAAGGAATTATAGGAGATTCCATTCAAACATCAGCAGGAACATTGGCCATCAGCTTAACTTCTCAATATGAGAATTTTTTTACAGGCAGCACTATTCAATATAGTAAAGAACCGGCTGATATGGTGGCAGACAGCTATACGCAAAAATTGTGGGCTGAATTAGGCAATGAAGATGCCACCATTATTAATTTGAGCATTGATGATGCTTCTGTACAAAAGGCAGAAGATATATTAAATACATTGATTGAGGTTTATAACGAGAAATGGATCCAGGACAAGAACCAGATAGCAGTAAGTACCTCACGGTTTATCGGTGAACGTTTGGGCGTGATTGAAAACGAATTGGGTCATGTGGATGAGAACATCTCCAGCTACAAGAGTGAACATCTGTTGCCGGACGTACAAGCCGCATCCAATCTGTATATGAGCCAGTCAGCTGAGAATAAAAAAGAAATTCAAGCACTCACCAATCAGCTTACCACGGCCCAGTATATTCGTCGCGAACTGAACAGCAAGGAAATGAACCAGCCATTGCCAACCAACTCCGGTATAGCTAACGTAAATATCGAAAGTCAAATCGGAGAATACAACAAGATTGTGTTGGATCGTAACCGGTTGATAGCTAACAGTAGCGAGAAGAACCCGTTGGTGAAAGATTTGGGAAACTCTATGCAGAGTATGAAGCGTACCATTTTGCAATCAGTTGATAATCTGATTGTATCACTGAATACCCAGATACGCAGTATTCGTCAACAGGAAGTGGCGACCACTCAACAGTTAGCTTCTAATCCGAGTCAGGCCAAATACTTGTTATCGGTAGAACGTCAACAAAAAGTAAAGGAAGAGTTGTACCTGTATCTGCTCCAGAAGCGTGAAGAGAACGAACTGTCCCAAGCGTTTACCGCTTATAATACGCGAGTGATTACAGCTCCACGTGGCAGTGCTTTACCAATGGCACCGAATAAGAAAAACATTTTGTTGGTGGCTTTTGCTCTCGGGCTTTTAGTACCGGCAGTCATTATCTTTATGCAAGAAAACATGAACACCAAAGTTCGGGGTAAGAAAGATTTGGAGAACTTGAGTGTGCCCTATTTGGGTGAAATACCATTATATTCCAATAACAAGAAAAAGAAGAACAAATCTCAGGAAAAAACAATCGTGGTGGAAGAAGGCAATCGCAACATCATCAACGAAGCTTTTCGTGTACTTCGCTCCAACGTGGACTTTATGAAAAACAAGAATACCGATCAGAAAGTATTTGTGATTACCTCTTTCAATCCGGGTAGTGGAAAGAGTTTCTTTTCGGTGAACATAGCCACGAGCTTTGCCATTAAAGGGAAAAAAGTATTGGTGATAGATGGAGATTTGCGACGAGGATCCATTTCTGCTTATGTGGGGTCGCCTAAGAAAGGTCTGAGTGACTATTTGGGTAATCGGGTGGCTAATTGGAATGAAGCGCTTGTAATAGATAAGAAACATGCCAATTTGCATGTTCTTCCTGTGGGGACCATTCCCCCGAATCCGACGGAACTGCTGGAAGATGAAAAATTTGCAACCTTGATGCAAATCTTGCGCAATGAATACGATTATATCTTTGTGGATTGTCCGCCGATAGATATCGTGGCAGACACACAAATCATAGAGCAATATGCCGACCGGACACTCTTTGTGGTACGGGCGGGATTATTGGACCGCTCACTGTTATCTGAATTGGAAAGTATTTATCTAGAAAAGCGGTTCAAAAACCTTTCGGTAATTTTGAATGGGACGGAAAGTACTGGTGGACGCTATAGTTATCGATATGGTTACAGTTATGGTTACCACAATGGGTATACCTCTTATTACGGCAACTCAAAATAA
- a CDS encoding MraY family glycosyltransferase, translating into MDILHFIEFAFIVIVGWTLSAMVLPRISLVSFRRRLFDSVDERKLHTAHIPRLGGIAFFPCITVTVSLAIIGYNLWQGYNILDMDLTNRLLSMLCCLFILYLIGMMDDLIGVRYRSKFVVQILCGILLVISGLCFDNLYGLFGIYVIPYYIGVPFTVFVIVYILNAINLIDGIDGLASGLSIISFLAFSCMFIHLQWWMYAFISLAAFSVLLPFFYYNVYGKIYRGRKIFMGDTGSLTIGMLLAVMVIRLSMSDPVKESAFPGSIVIAFSFLIVPMFDVIRVVIHRLRNGKNPFLPDRNHIHHKFIALGMSQRKAMVSIIIMAAFFALGNCFLIHCLSVTNLFLLDVAVWTVIHCYITMKIKRKHKVE; encoded by the coding sequence GTGGACATTCTTCATTTTATCGAATTTGCCTTTATAGTCATAGTCGGCTGGACATTGAGTGCGATGGTCCTGCCTCGCATTTCGTTGGTCTCTTTCCGACGTCGCCTGTTCGACTCAGTGGACGAACGTAAGTTGCATACTGCCCATATACCAAGGTTAGGCGGTATCGCCTTTTTCCCTTGTATCACAGTTACGGTTTCGCTTGCCATTATCGGTTACAACCTTTGGCAGGGCTATAACATACTCGACATGGACTTGACGAACCGTCTGCTTTCCATGCTCTGTTGTCTGTTCATACTTTATCTTATAGGTATGATGGATGACCTTATCGGTGTACGTTACCGTTCCAAATTTGTAGTGCAAATACTTTGTGGCATACTGTTGGTGATTTCCGGGTTATGCTTCGACAACCTATACGGGTTGTTCGGTATTTATGTCATACCTTATTACATAGGAGTGCCGTTCACAGTATTCGTCATCGTCTATATCCTGAACGCCATCAATTTGATAGACGGCATTGACGGACTTGCCTCTGGGTTGAGTATTATCTCATTCCTCGCTTTCAGCTGCATGTTCATCCATTTGCAATGGTGGATGTATGCCTTTATCAGTCTAGCTGCTTTCAGTGTGTTATTGCCGTTCTTTTATTATAACGTATACGGTAAGATATATCGGGGACGCAAGATCTTTATGGGTGATACCGGTTCGCTCACTATCGGGATGCTGCTGGCAGTGATGGTCATCCGTCTGAGTATGTCCGATCCAGTGAAAGAGAGTGCCTTTCCCGGTAGCATTGTGATAGCTTTTTCTTTTTTGATTGTACCAATGTTTGATGTGATACGTGTGGTTATTCACCGGTTGCGTAACGGTAAAAATCCATTTCTTCCAGACCGGAATCATATCCACCATAAATTTATAGCCTTAGGAATGTCCCAACGTAAAGCTATGGTAAGCATTATTATTATGGCAGCTTTTTTTGCATTGGGAAATTGTTTTTTGATTCATTGCCTTTCCGTAACAAACTTGTTTCTGTTGGATGTGGCTGTTTGGACGGTGATTCATTGCTACATAACTATGAAAATCAAACGAAAACATAAAGTAGAATAA
- a CDS encoding polysaccharide biosynthesis/export family protein — MKFHLIKLCFLCVLLVSCNTSKEIVYFQDIVVNQPEAIIGARDITVQPKDQISIMVSSKDPQLAALFNLTRVQYRAGSSDLRSGNINGEISGYTLDDKGNIDFPVVGTLHIAGMTKSQIATLVKKRLMEENLVNDPVVTVEFMNLYFSVLGEVKTPGKYAITKDQITLLEAISMAGDLSIYGKRDAIFVIREENGERVTHWVDIRSKDLFNSPVYYLKQNDVVYVQPNKVRAGQSTINENSVKSVSLWISIGSLLSSLGVLLFK, encoded by the coding sequence ATGAAATTTCATTTAATTAAATTATGTTTCTTGTGTGTCTTATTGGTGTCCTGCAATACCTCCAAAGAAATTGTCTATTTTCAAGATATCGTAGTTAATCAACCCGAGGCGATTATCGGGGCACGGGATATTACCGTACAACCCAAAGACCAGATTTCCATTATGGTGTCCAGTAAGGATCCGCAATTGGCGGCTCTGTTTAATTTGACACGGGTGCAATACCGTGCCGGATCTTCTGATTTACGTTCTGGCAACATCAATGGAGAAATATCAGGTTACACATTGGATGATAAGGGGAACATTGATTTTCCTGTTGTCGGAACATTGCATATTGCCGGTATGACCAAGAGCCAGATTGCCACCCTGGTAAAAAAAAGGCTGATGGAAGAGAATCTGGTAAACGATCCGGTAGTTACAGTTGAGTTTATGAACCTTTATTTCTCCGTGTTGGGCGAGGTGAAAACTCCAGGTAAATATGCCATTACAAAAGATCAGATTACCCTTTTGGAAGCCATCAGTATGGCGGGTGACCTAAGCATCTACGGAAAGCGAGATGCGATATTTGTCATCCGTGAAGAAAACGGCGAGCGTGTAACCCATTGGGTGGATATCCGCTCGAAAGATCTGTTTAATTCACCGGTGTATTATCTGAAACAGAATGATGTGGTGTATGTACAGCCCAACAAGGTACGTGCCGGACAAAGCACCATTAATGAGAACAGTGTAAAATCGGTATCGTTGTGGATCAGTATCGGTTCGCTCCTATCCTCGCTGGGTGTTTTGCTGTTCAAGTAA
- a CDS encoding tyrosine-protein phosphatase, translated as MWLFRQKKTLAESGFFRGFTDCHSHLLPGIDDGVKTEEETWRILDEMERQGVRKIWLTPHVMEDMSNKTVTLQQKFLSLKQKYQGKVELALAAEYMLDNLFEERLEKDDLLPLEEGKRYLLVETSYFNPPMGLLSILQRIQKKGYHPLLAHPERYEYMQMMDYKTLKKNQISFQLNIPSLVGMYGKHIEKKAKILLKAGMYDLGGNDVHSLIFYVTTCKQKIDNLSFLKNVCKI; from the coding sequence ATGTGGCTTTTTCGACAGAAAAAAACATTAGCGGAAAGCGGTTTTTTCCGTGGTTTCACCGATTGCCATAGTCACTTGTTGCCAGGTATTGATGATGGAGTAAAAACAGAAGAAGAAACATGGAGAATTTTGGATGAGATGGAGCGGCAAGGAGTGCGGAAAATATGGCTTACCCCTCACGTCATGGAAGACATGTCCAATAAAACTGTTACATTACAACAAAAATTTTTGAGCTTAAAACAAAAATATCAAGGGAAGGTGGAATTGGCTTTGGCTGCGGAATATATGTTGGATAACCTTTTTGAGGAACGGTTGGAAAAGGATGACCTGTTACCCCTTGAGGAGGGAAAACGTTATCTGTTAGTGGAAACTTCTTATTTCAATCCACCAATGGGATTACTGTCTATTTTGCAACGCATCCAAAAGAAAGGTTATCATCCTTTGTTGGCCCATCCGGAACGATATGAGTATATGCAAATGATGGATTATAAAACGTTAAAAAAGAACCAAATTTCTTTTCAATTAAATATACCGTCATTAGTCGGAATGTATGGTAAGCACATAGAGAAGAAAGCGAAGATATTATTAAAAGCAGGAATGTATGATTTAGGAGGAAATGATGTTCACTCCCTTATTTTTTATGTGACAACTTGTAAGCAAAAAATAGACAATCTGTCTTTCTTGAAAAATGTGTGTAAAATATAG